A single Oncorhynchus mykiss isolate Arlee chromosome 22, USDA_OmykA_1.1, whole genome shotgun sequence DNA region contains:
- the LOC110501784 gene encoding microtubule-associated protein 2 isoform X14 — MADGRQREDTPPQWDPSGAQDPSPPPAHGANGYPPSYRACQPGTAHGAAPPSYTARENGFNGDHAVTAEQVSARIVQEVTAEAVAVLKGEQETRLPSVEDAANLPPSPPPSPAAEHCFGPLDQDVGDEEEEACPLHHFQNSRERCKFLAPSISVSMPEDDPYHSDEEYYDHPLFSPEWDRSVSSRPSVPAAAFRQIQETVEALTDTFEEEEEEEEEEEEEVLMLEEEMEGAAAEIAAALEELWSGDEPELDSPPAEPLEQAEAIGEAHTVPPIQAEAASAAPEGPNGRVEEEEVAEAEGEEESPEEALKMDTDKPDSERSGSLSPDFTEQESPAFLSRDHTAAPLIPKTDMASPSPSLSPLPSNSQSQAKELSKMSILDEPKTVSEKQLESSNLTTEVESSNLTTDSGSGFTTAGDQGQGQGVPSDSNKDKSGMSAYFETSALKPDEGSKGVQAEGYYELSTAGKEKVLGSSSPTVPSPLEINYSMLAQTQSVEEKSDTMGDQKETLPALDRSNECRLSPGKLALDQRSYSLNITIGSMDPSGHGRPRNFSPLATDIMSFTSGSLEESANLPVTTPSVEKEPPPFRPLILETAASVTSDSSSPPHNTATETPGEKTSPQGSESPESPFPPKYYYKNGTVMAPDLPEMLDLAGSRSRLASENTDPEIMRRKSVPVDAQVLGSDSLANLVLGDQSQNQSLAKSESQLEELGYCVFSEYSGPMPSPADLHSPIDSPPQRFTPMALEEKMVEEKLKIDARDKLAEDEKTSQLAESAGSKEKEETKQMGQKDSASEEKDNKKISHENASMENQKDKPASAVKSAESFVTPTVTVTLEEEEKLGDNGPETDAEMAAYERQIRRLEMEDRPLSMEEERELQELREKVKDKFLVHQEAYEEVDAEDVYQLTGVAKDRIGRPVRPSPASSVESTTEEDNVSVTETEKLKQTGGQTTPKKVDIMVMSPSVSVGGSSITEEDKVLVTETEKPKQTGGQTTPTKLDVMATSPSVSGDGVSATEEDTVPVMETEKPKQNGGQTTPTKVDIMVTSPSVSGDGVSTTEEDKVPVMEIEKPKQTGGQTTPTKVDIMVTSPSVSGDGVSTTEEDKVPVMEIEKPKQTGGQTTPTKVDIMVTSPSVSVDGVSTTEEDKISITETEKPKQTGGQTTPTKLNVMVTSPSVSGDGVSTTEEDKVPVTEIEKPKQNGGQTTPTKVDIMVTSPSVSGGVVSTPEEENVPVMEIEKPKQTGGQTTPTKIDVMVTSPSVSGDGVSTTEEENVSVMEIEKPKQTGGQTTPTKIDVMTTSPSVSGCGVSTTEEDDEKVSKEELKEQVVEVKERTMEENKKVEGEEEDTEQAVEPDEIMIKIKPSMPVEKEEEVEKDRMTNKEEEEEEDSKVLAGAGAAVIDVPEPRAAIESVVTVEDDFITVVQTIEEGEEPGHSVRFSAPPEPETPEEEEEESQEVEIMEAASLEEVGDVSEEVLEKELQASPEKEVQLETEGQTESYDRDETTMDDSILDSSWVDTQDLSTVDVDDDMSMAAEQIEPLTADRVPAPPVKKYKTLQQQKQEKQPVKPKAKSGRVRGREGCVSTPERKPVRKETVCIPREDIKKKKAVNKKTELTKKAETRSSPSRKSVLKPTAVRHPSPAQPQPHPCARRKPTVGVPEGRRPLSVARQSRDRASDGGSQSPKRSSLPRPASVPRPASILSRRIHHQPHDQEESSTSITSSGSTAPRRPTCTQSMRSRSLCTTTRTPGSTAISPGTPPSYSYSCRTPGTPLTPGTPRSRSLLQEKKVALLRTPPKSPATTPKQLRILNQPLPDLKNIKSKIGSTDNIKYQPKGGQIQILNKKLDFSHVQSKCGSKDNMKHSPRGGHVLIPSVKLDFSHVQSRCGSLDKRQYAAGGGNVQIQTKKIDLSHVTSKCGSLDNIRHRPGGGNVRIESVKLDFKDKAQPKVGSLDNAHHTPGGGHIMIESHKLLFRDMAKARVDHGAEIIVTQSPEMGMSGTVSPHRDSHLSSSGSINLLESPQLATLAEDVTAALAKQGL; from the exons CAAG ATgtaggggatgaggaggaggaggcctgcCCTCTCCACCACTTCCAAAATTCTCGGGAGAGGTGCAAGTTCCTCGCCCCCTCCATCTCTGTGTCTATGCCCGAGGATGACCCCTACCACTCTGACGAGGAATACTATGATCACCCCTTGTTCAGCCCTGAGTGGGATCGCTCGGTCTCCTCTCGGCCCTCAGTGCCGGCCGCTGCCTTTAGACAGATCCAAG AGACCGTCGAGGCTCTTACAGACACattcgaggaggaggaggaggaggaggaggaggaggaggaagaggtgttgatgttggaggaggagatggaagggGCAGCAGCAGAAATCGCAGCAGCTCTTGAGGAGCTGTGGAGTGGGGATGAGCCTGAGCTGGACAGCCCCCCAGCCGAGCCCTTAGAGCAGGCAGAGGCCATAGGCGAGGCCCATACTGTGCCACCCATACAGGCCGAGGCAGCTAGTGCCGCCCCAGAAGGCCCTAacgggagggtggaggaggaggaggtggcagaggctgagggggaggaggagagtccTGAGgaag CCTTGAAGATGGACACGGACAAACCAGACAGCGAGAGGAGTGGATCCCTCAGCCCAGACTTCACTGAACAAGAGAGTCCAGCTTTCCTCAGCAGGGACCACACAGCAGCACCCCTGATCCCCAAAACGGACATggcttccccttccccttctctGTCCCCTTTACCTTCAAACAGCCAGAGCCAAGCCAAAGAGCTTAGCAAAATGTCTATACTGGATGAACCTAAAACAGTCTCAGAGAAGCAGCTTGAGTCCAGTAACCTCACGACGGAGGTTGAGTCCAGTAACCTCACGACGGATTCAGGGTCTGGGTTCACTACAGCTGGAGACCAAGGTCAAGGACAAGGGGTCCCATCTGACTCTAACAAAGACAAATCGGGCATGTCAGCTTATTTCGAGACTTCGGCCCTGAAGCCAGACGAGGGATCCAAGGGGGTTCAAGCAGAAGGTTATTATGAACTGAGCACCGCAGGAAAAGAGAAGGTCTTAGGGAGCAGTTCCCCAACAGTTCCGTCACCCCTTGAGATCAACTACAGCATGCTGGCACAAACACAGTCAGTGGAGGAGAAATCAGACACGATGGGAGATCAAAAGGAGACCTTACCGGCCCTGGACAGGAGTAACGAATGTAGGCTGTCTCCTGGGAAGCTGGCCCTGGATCAAAGAAGCTACTCTCTCAACATTACGATTGGATCGATGGATCCCAGTGGTCATGGACGACCTAGAAACTTCTCCCCACTGGCCACGGATATCATGTCTTTTACCAGCGGCAGTCTGGAGGAGTCTGCCAATCTCCCAGTCACCACCCCATCTGTGGAGAAGGAGCCACCACCCTTCCGTCCCCTGATCCTGGAGACGGCAGCCTCAGTCACGTCCGACTCTTCATCTCCTCCCCACAACACAGCAACAGAGACCCCTGGTGAAAAGACCAGCCCCCAGGGGTCAGAGTCCCCAGAATCACCCTTCCCACCCAAATACTACTACAAAAACGGGACAGTCATGGCTCCTGACCTACCTGAAATGCTGGACCTTGCGGGAAGCAGGTCTAGACTGGCTTCTGAGAACACTGACCCTGAGATCATGAGGAGGAAGTCTGTCCCTGTGGACGCCCAAGTCCTTGGCAGCGACTCCCTGGCTAACCTGGTTCTGGGGGACCAGAGTCAGAACCAGAGTCTTGCCAAGAGTGAGAGCCAGCTGGAGGAGTTGGGTTACTGTGTGTTCAGTGAGTACTCAGGGCCCATGCCTTCCCCTGCTGACCTCCATAGTCCCATTGACTCCCCGCCCCAGCGCTTTACCCCTATGGCTCTGGAGGAAAAGATGGTGGAGGAGAAACTGAAAATCGATGCCAGAGACAAACTAGCCGAAGACGAGAAGACCAGTCAGTTAGCTGAGAGCGCCGGTTCCAAAGAAAAAGAAGAAACCAAACAAATGGGACAGAAGGATTCAGCTTCAGAGGAAAAAGACAACAAAAAGATCAGCCATGAAAATGCTTCCATGGAAAACCAAAAAGATAAACCAGCTTCAGCTGTGAAGTCAGCCGAGTCCTTTGTAACTCCTACAGTGACGGTTAccctggaagaggaggagaagctAGGAGACAACGGACCCGAGACAGATGCTGAGATGGCTGCCTATGAGAGGCAGATCCGCCGGCTGGAGATGGAGGACAGGCCCCTGAGCATGGAGGAGGAGCGGGAGCTGCAGGAGCTCAGGGAGAAAGTGAAGGACAAGTTCCTGGTGCACCAGGAGGCATACGAGGAGGTGGATGCTGAAGACGTCTACCAACTGACTGGAGTTGCCAAGGACAGGATCGGCAGGCCCGTTAGGCCCTCCCCAGCCTCCTCTGTGGAGagtaccacagaagaagacaatgTTTCAGTTACGGAGACAGAGAAACTTAAACAGACGGGAGGTCAGACAACGCCAAAGAAGGTTGACATCATGGTGATGTCTCCATCTGTGTCAGTTGGTGGTTCGAGCATCACAGAAGAAGACAAGGTTTTAGTTACGGAGACAGAGAAACCTAAGCAGACAGGAGGTCAGACAACACCAACAAAGCTTGACGTCATGGCAACGTCTCCATCTGTGTCAGGTGATGGTGTAAGCGCCACAGAAGAAGACACGGTTCCTGTTATGGAGACAGAGAAACCTAAACAGAATGGAGGTCAGACAACGCCAACGAAGGTTGACATCATGGTGACTTCTCCATCTGTGTCAGGTGATGGTGTgagcaccacagaagaagacaaggTTCCAGTTATGGAAATAGAGAAACCTAAACAGACGGGAGGTCAGACAACACCAACCAAGGTTGACATCATGGTAACTTCTCCATCTGTGTCAGGTGATGGTGTgagcaccacagaagaagacaaggTTCCAGTTATGGAAATAGAGAAACCTAAACAGACGGGAGGTCAGACAACACCAACCAAGGTTGACATCATGGTGACTTCTCCGTCTGTGTCAGTTGATGGTGTgagcaccacagaagaagacaagaTTTCAATTACGGAGACAGAGAAACCTAAACAGACGGGAGGTCAGACAACACCAACAAAGCTTAACGTCATGGTGACGTCTCCCTCTGTGTCAGGTGATGGTGTgagcaccacagaagaagacaaggTTCCAGTTACGGAAATAGAGAAACCTAAACAGAATGGAGGTCAGACAACACCAACCAAGGTTGACATCATGGTGACTTCTCCATCTGTGTCAGGTGGTGTTGTGAGCACCCCAGAAGAAGAAAATGTTCCAGTTATGGAAATAGAGAAACCTAAACAGACGGGAGGTCAGACAACGCCAACAAAGATTGACGTCATGGTGACGTCTCCCTCTGTGTCAGGTGATGGTGTgagcaccacagaagaagaaaatgtTTCAGTTATGGAAATAGAGAAACCTAAACAGACGGGAGGTCAGACAACGCCAACAAAGATTGACGTTATGACGACGTCTCCATCTGTGTCAGGTTGTGGTGTGAGCACCACAGAAGAAGATGACGAGAAAGTTAGCAaagaggagctgaaggagcaggttGTAGAGGTCAAAGAGAGGACCATGGAAGAAAATAAaaaggtagagggggaggaggaggatacaGAGCAGGCAGTGGAACCAGATGAAATCATGATAAAGATAAAACCATCAATGCCtgtagagaaagaagaggaggttgAGAAGGATAGAATGACAaacaaggaggaagaggaggaggaagatagcaAAGTTCTGGCAGGGGCAGGAGCAGCGGTGATTGATGTTCCAGAACCCAGAGCTGCCATAGAGTCAGTGGTGACTGTAGAAGATGACTTCATCACTGTAGTCCAGACCATCGAAGAGGGTGAGGAGCCAGGACACAGCGTGCGGTTTTCCGCTCCGCCCGAGCCTGAGacaccagaggaggaggaggaggagtcccAGGAGGTGGAGATCATGGAGGCAGCTAGTCTAGAGGAGGTGGGGGATGTCTCAGAGGAGGTCCTTGAGAAGGAGTTGCAGGCCTCCCCAGAGAAGGAGGTGCAGTTGGAGAccgagggacagacagagagctacGACAGAGACGAGACCACCATGGACGACTCCATCCTAGACAGCTCTTGGGTCGATACTCAAG ATCTCTCCACTGTCGATGTGGATGATGACATGAGCATGGCTGCCGAGCAGATCGAGCCCCTGACAGCCGACCGGGTCCCAGCCCCACCAGTCAAGAAGTACAAGACTCTCCAGCAGCAGAAGCAGGAAAAGCAGCCAGTGAAGCCCAAGGCTAAAAGCGGGCGTGTGAGGGGGCGCGAGGGGTGCGTCTCCACCCCTGAACGTAAACCCGTCCGCAAGGAGACTGTCTGTATCCCCAGGGAAGACATCAAGAAGAAAAAAG CCGTGAACAAGAAGACTGAGCTGACTAAGAAAGCAGAGACGCGCTCCTCTCCATCCCGGAAGAGTGTGTTAAAGCCTACTGCGGTCCGACACCCAAGTCCCGCCCAGCCCCAACCCCACCCCTGTGCTAGGAGGAAACCTACAG TGGGTGTACCAGAAGGTCGTCGGCCCCTCAGTGTAGCTAGACAGTCTCGGGACAGAGCCTCA gaTGGCGGTTCGCAGAGCCCAAAAAGGTCGTCCCTGCCCCGGCCTGCTTCTGTCCCGCGGCCTGCCTCTATCCTCAGCCGGCGTATCCACCACCAACCACATGACCAGGAGGAGAGCTCCACCTCTATCACCAGCTCCGGCTCTACCGCACCCCGTAGACCCACGT GCACACAGTCGATGCGTTCCCGTTCGCTGTGCACCACAACCCGCACCCCAGGGTCCACAGCCATCTCCCCGGGGACTCCTCCCAGCTATAGCTACTCCTGCCGCACACCTGGGACCCCTCTCACCCCTGGCACACCCCGTTCTCGAAGCCTGCTGCAGGAGAAGAAG GTGGCTCTGCTCCGCACCCCTCCCAAGTCACCTGCTACCACTCCCAAACAGCTCCGCATCCTTAACCAGCCCCTTCCCGACCTCAAGAACATCAAGTCCAAGATCGGCTCCACAGACAACATCAAGTACCAGCCCAAGGGGGGACAG ATTCAGATTTTAAACAAGAAGCTGGACTTCAGTCACGTACAGTCAAAATGCGGATCCAAGGATAACATGAAGCATTCTCCTCGTGGAGGCCAT GTGCTTATTCCCAGTGTTAAACTGGACTTTAGCCATGTTCAGTCTAGGTGTGGCTCCCTGGACAAAAGACAGTATGCTGCGGGAGGGGGAAAT GTGCAGATTCAGACCAAGAAGATTGACCTGAGTCACGTGACCTCCAAGTGTGGATCGCTGGACAACATCCGCCACCGGCCAG GGGGAGGTAACGTGCGCATAGAGAGTGTGAAGCTGGACTTTAAAGACAAGGCCCAGCCCAAGGTGGGTTCCCTGGATAATGCACACCACACCCCTGGTGGAGGCCACATTATG ATCGAAAGCCACAAGCTGTTGTTCCGTGATATGGCCAAGGCCCGGGTGGACCACGGGGCGGAGATCATTGTGACCCAGTCTCCGGAAATGGGCATGTCAGGGACGGTGTCCCCCCACCGCGACAGCCACCTGTCCTCCTCTGGCAGCATCAACTTGCTGGAGTCTCCACAGCTAGCCACTCTAGCTGAAGACGTCACCGCCGCCCTGGCCAAGCAGGGCTTGTGA